The DNA window CATCATGCGGATGTTCCAAGGACTCCGGGACTTTCAGGTTGGCGAGATTCCGCAAGCTCGACTCCTGCAACCCTGTCATCACGGCGGTCACCATCGCGTGCTCCCCGGCTGCGCCGAGTTCGTCCATCCCGAGGGCCGTTTGCACGACAACAGCGGCGTGCGCCAACTGTCCCTCACCGATCACCACCTTTTCGCCACGCGTCGTCGTTCCTGTGACTGTCTCGCCATCTCCCACATAACACACGACTCCGTCGTCAGGCCCGTCCGGCGACGTCTCACCAGACGACTCACCCAGATGCCACGCCATCGCGGTGTCATAGACACGTTCGGCGAAGTCGCGGCCGGCACCACGCACCGGAAGCTCGGCGATCGCCGCGACGTAAGCGTCCCGAGTAGCTACGGCCTCCGCGCTCTTGTTGTCCAATGACGCGCCTTCACCGGAGGTCAGCGCCACCCCGGCCGACAAGGTGCGCGAGGCTCTCGGCCGGGCGTGCTCCGACCATCCAGCCGCGAGCCAGTGCCCGATCTGACCACTCGACCACGTCAGGTTCTCGGCTCGTTCATACTCCACACCCAGCTCATCGAGTGCGTCCGCGTCGATCCGGTACGGCCCCCAGAAATGGCCAGCGCCCCGCACCACGCCACCCTCCAGGTCATCCCCGCCAGAAGCCGCGGGAATACCCCGTAGATAACGCAAAGGGTCCACCGGCGTCCCGCGTAGTCGCAATTCGAAGTGCAAATGTGGCCCGGTGGTGTTGCCCGTCGAACCGACCGCCGCGATCTGATCACCCGACTGGACGACGACGCCAGGAACCAGCCCGTCGGCGATGTGCGAGGCATGGGCATAAACACCGGTCAGCCCGTTGCCATGATCGATTTCGACGTAGAGGCCAGCCCACCCAGAGTCCGGACCTTGTCCCGCGGTAATCACCAGACCCTGATGAGCGGCGAGAATCGGTGTGCCGCGGGCGGCGACGAAGTCTTGCCCCATGTGATACCCGAGCGACCACAGCCGTCCGGGCTGCCCGAAGCCAGATCCGACCCGGTATGAGCCCTCCGGCAACGGGACCACCCAGGTTTCATCGTCCGGTTCGAACTCGTCCGGATCAAGCTCTGGGTCGTGATCGCCCGGGGGTCGGAGTTCGGATTCGCCGGACTGTACACGCCGCACTGCACTGATCAACTCCCAGGGAACGTCATACGCGTGAGCAGCGTCCAACGTCGTCTGCGCGTTCTCGACGCCGTCCTCCCCAGCTACTTGTACCGAGCCTTCAGCCAGCTGGGATGATGCGCTGACCGAGGACATCAAAGCTCCCATCACCACTATGAGGAACAACCCCGGTGCGGCCGATATCAGCAGTACAACGACCAACAGCACCGCGATTCCACGGGTCCCGCCACCCGAGAACGCGCCCTTGACACCTCCCAGCACCGCACCGACATGCCCGCCCTTCTTCGCGCCTTTGGCTGTACCCCGGGCAAGCCCTTTGAGTGCGCCCACGCCCGCGCGGGCGTTCTTGCGCGATGCTGACCCGCGTCCTTGTGTTGGCTCGCTCCTCTGCCCGGAGGTCCGCGCCGTCTGCCGATCTCCTGATCGCCCTTGCTGCGCCATCGCACCATCCGACGATCCGTGCTGTTGAGTCGCACGATCGTCACCCCTGGCCGACTGACCGCGGGGCGTTCCGCGACTGCCTGGCCGCTGCCGGGCTGCTCGGGCCCGGTCTGTCCGCCCCTTACCACGCTTGCTGGCGTTACGAGGACTGCCGAGGCGCCGGGACACGCGGCCCAGCAAGCCACCGGCCTTGGATCGTCCCGGTTTCGCACCTTTCCCAGTCGCCACGCTACAGACCATGCGAAGGTCAGAAACATGTGCCGCTGATGCGGATACTGCGCGCCGTCACTCGCCTCGGTTCGTTTCGCCTGGATCGGGCCCTGTGTCGTCGTCGGCTCGCCGACGGTCATCTGGTCTCCGCCGGTCAGGGTCATGCCTACGCCGCTTGTCCCGCTCGCGACCAGTGACCGGTTGGTTTTCGGTCGCCGATGCGCTCCCGTCGGGCGAGTCGTCCTGGTCAGGTGGGCCCTGTGGTCCGTGCAGCGGCCCCGGATCAGGGTGCCGCCGGGATCGGTGGACTCTCGATGTCTCGCGCACATGCCGCTGCGTGTTCGATTTGGTCGCATTGTTGTCCTCGGCACGCTGACGTTCGCGAATCCGGTCCTGCTGTTCCCTCCACAACCCGATCCGATGCCGGTTCCGCTCATCACGCAGATCATGACGCCGGCGGAGTCGACGCACCCCCCAAAGTGCCGCGGCGCCTCCGGCGACCACCGGCAACGAGCCGAATCCAGCGAGCAGTCCAGCCCCGGCGAGCCCGCCGTACTTGAGTGTCGCCCGGACCGGCGAAGCCGCGAATCGGCGTGTGGCGGCGGCGACGCGCTCTCCCGCGGCATGACCCATCCGCCGAGGACCGAACTTGTGTCCGTACCGCTGGGTGAGTATGTCCTTCTGGATTCGCTTGCCGGTCCGGGCCTGCTGACGCTGATCCTTGAGTGCCAACCGCTGCTCAGCCAGTCTCGACGTCTTCGCCTTTTCCTGCTGTTCCGGCGTCAACGTGGTCAACTTCGGCTCAGAACTCTCCGGCGCGGTTCCCCTGTTGGTGTCGGACGCCAGGCTCTCCGACATGGAGCCACGCCCACGCCGTTTCCGGTCCGATCCAGTCACGTTCGCACCTGACAGATAACGCCCGATCTCGGATCTCGTTCGGTCGGTTGCCGCGCGTCCGGCCTGACGGCCTCGCCGAGAAATAAGTGTGCCAGCCGCTGATCCGCCGGCTGCTCCGGCGAACGCGCCGCCCATGGCCATCGTGGAGTAGGCCAAGGCGCCGGTCGGGGTAAACGGGGATGGGATCTTGAACACGGATTTGAACAGATAGTGCAGGATCACGATCGCCGCCACCGGAGCGGTCCCGGTCCAGAGGATGTGCACCACCGAGCCTGTACCGAAATTGCCTCCGAGCTGGACCAAGATTCCGGTGGTCACCACCATGATGGACAACAGCAGCGTCACACCAAACGCAAAGATCGCCAGTGACAGGAATTTCTTTACCAGGTTTCCTATTTTGGAGCTGTCTTGCTGAGTGGGGAGCAAGTCGGCAAGGAGCACCAGAAAAACCATCAGGATCATCACCACAAGCATGATCTTGGACGCGATCACCGCAAAAGCGAGCATCGCGAACACCAGCAGGACGATGAATGCCGACGCCATGAATATGGCCGAAGTAGCCATCGCCTGACCGGAAACATCCCCGTGCAAATTCAGCAAAAAGTCCTGAACACCCGGCTCATGGAAGGTGATCGCACGAGCACTGAACTCATCGTCCTTGAAATCGAAAGGACTCGTCCCGCCCCACTCATAGAAATCATCGGCGTTCTCTCGTTCCCACCATTTGTCGCACAGACTGCCGTTACTGTCGTTGTCTGGCGAAGAGCTGTCGTAGCCGGCCGAGATCGACCCGCGGCTTCCTCCGATGCCGAGAAAACCATGGCTCTGGTTGTTGTCTATCCGGTTCCAGCCGTTCGCAATCCGCCAACCGCGGTCTTCAGCGTTGGTGCCGTCTTTACCGACGTACTCACACGCCGCCCAGGCGATCATGTTCCGGTCGACATGCGGGACCTCCCATGCGAGCCACGCCAGCGAGTATGGATTGGCGGCGAGGTCGTTGGGGCCGTGCTCAGCGCCGTAGTCCGGCGCCTTCCCGTCAATCGACAGCCACTGGTGTTCGCCATATTCTCCTGGGACCGATTGGCCGAGTGTCTGTGCTATTTGGGTGGAACTTCCGCCGCCTCGGACCCCGCTGAAATATGTAGGACTGACGTTTGACCCGCCAGCGTTGTCGCCCCAGGAAATGGCCGACCCGAACGGTGAGACACCGCCCTGATAATCCAGTAGCCGGCAGAAGACGGCCGCACCGTAGGGATTAGCGTTCCCGAATTGCGCGTCGGCGTAAGCTCGCAGCCCCGACGTCTGCCACATCGCATCCAGCGCCATGGTGGTCGCAGCCATCTCGGTGAACCTGTGCTGGCGCTCGTACCGGTCCCGCATGCTGGCGACATACCGGCCGCAGTGCAGCAGATTCTCATGTTCGGAGTCACTCATCCCAGCCAGCTC is part of the Phytoactinopolyspora mesophila genome and encodes:
- a CDS encoding tripartite tricarboxylate transporter TctB family protein — its product is MLVLVGLLLMGLLAMPASAAEEPMISEAGTDRPDHELWSPDERVQSMCSGDGDHEAIESDLLPINRWAGSAGSIHTRLDAFAIGDLDKKAQRNFFVSTTMSFGHSMWQAGVNMVHFATTFCVGDGIARGMDSLAATVGDAIVKSGILATLVIVTLLFTLFRAGRHSARPLGTVLRMIFVLVLFTALLNGARSSTDDEYGTLSPGSLMSRTVTSIQSLASAPAAALTNAGLELAGMSDSEHENLLHCGRYVASMRDRYERQHRFTEMAATTMALDAMWQTSGLRAYADAQFGNANPYGAAVFCRLLDYQGGVSPFGSAISWGDNAGGSNVSPTYFSGVRGGGSSTQIAQTLGQSVPGEYGEHQWLSIDGKAPDYGAEHGPNDLAANPYSLAWLAWEVPHVDRNMIAWAACEYVGKDGTNAEDRGWRIANGWNRIDNNQSHGFLGIGGSRGSISAGYDSSSPDNDSNGSLCDKWWERENADDFYEWGGTSPFDFKDDEFSARAITFHEPGVQDFLLNLHGDVSGQAMATSAIFMASAFIVLLVFAMLAFAVIASKIMLVVMILMVFLVLLADLLPTQQDSSKIGNLVKKFLSLAIFAFGVTLLLSIMVVTTGILVQLGGNFGTGSVVHILWTGTAPVAAIVILHYLFKSVFKIPSPFTPTGALAYSTMAMGGAFAGAAGGSAAGTLISRRGRQAGRAATDRTRSEIGRYLSGANVTGSDRKRRGRGSMSESLASDTNRGTAPESSEPKLTTLTPEQQEKAKTSRLAEQRLALKDQRQQARTGKRIQKDILTQRYGHKFGPRRMGHAAGERVAAATRRFAASPVRATLKYGGLAGAGLLAGFGSLPVVAGGAAALWGVRRLRRRHDLRDERNRHRIGLWREQQDRIRERQRAEDNNATKSNTQRHVRETSRVHRSRRHPDPGPLHGPQGPPDQDDSPDGSASATENQPVTGRERDKRRRHDPDRRRPDDRRRADDDTGPDPGETNRGE
- a CDS encoding peptidoglycan DD-metalloendopeptidase family protein — protein: MGALKGLARGTAKGAKKGGHVGAVLGGVKGAFSGGGTRGIAVLLVVVLLISAAPGLFLIVVMGALMSSVSASSQLAEGSVQVAGEDGVENAQTTLDAAHAYDVPWELISAVRRVQSGESELRPPGDHDPELDPDEFEPDDETWVVPLPEGSYRVGSGFGQPGRLWSLGYHMGQDFVAARGTPILAAHQGLVITAGQGPDSGWAGLYVEIDHGNGLTGVYAHASHIADGLVPGVVVQSGDQIAAVGSTGNTTGPHLHFELRLRGTPVDPLRYLRGIPAASGGDDLEGGVVRGAGHFWGPYRIDADALDELGVEYERAENLTWSSGQIGHWLAAGWSEHARPRASRTLSAGVALTSGEGASLDNKSAEAVATRDAYVAAIAELPVRGAGRDFAERVYDTAMAWHLGESSGETSPDGPDDGVVCYVGDGETVTGTTTRGEKVVIGEGQLAHAAVVVQTALGMDELGAAGEHAMVTAVMTGLQESSLRNLANLKVPESLEHPHDGLGRDYDSVNVFQQRAYANNSAWGSVDQLMIPAHAAAAFFGRAEGARAPGLLDVPGWEKTRPGALAQKVQVSAHPDAYDKWEPVAAKVVGVALGIECDTGDPPSDGDDREVLVAAAMDQLGVPYVWGGGDENGPTDGGFDCSGLTVYAYAQIGQRLPRTSAEQWERVRSSADGHVGTAAELTRGDLVFFDTGRTVGVDHVGIYLGEGEMVHAPRPGKEVEVVDIMSGYYAERFVGGGVP